One Leptospiraceae bacterium genomic window, AACCTTAGTCTGCTTTTGATTTCTTATGCTTGCCGCTGATGGCTGTCATGGCGGCATGATCCTGACCGGGAAAGAAATTCATCATAAAAGCACTCTGCTCTTTACTGATTCTTTCGACCTGTCTCCTGTATTTAATGACAGTTCCCGGGAAAGCTGTATTTCTTACCACCAGGTTCACTTTCTCAAGGTTAAACCTTCCGGTTTTCAGATCCTCATGCTTGGCAACGAGCATTTTATGCATGTTTTCACGTTTTTTGTATTCTTCAAAAACCTTTTGAAACTGAAGCTTTCTCTGGTTATCCAGCTTTCCTCGACTTTTTTGAATAAAAATTTTCATTTGCTGGATTTTAGGGATAACTTTATCCAGCTCTTTCTCGGAAAGTTTAATTTGCTCCTGTAACTCGATGAATAATCTCTCGTTCTTGTAATGAACTCCGGTTTCTATATGAACGTTTAAACCTGCATTAGAACCCAGATTATGAGCAGAAAGACCGCCGTAGCAGGTAATCTCCGAACCGATGATTGCATTTGATTTCCCGGTCATAATTACACTACCGAGGGTATAAATTTTAGAATTTAAAATGGAGAAATCAACATAGACATCTCCATCTACTTCCAAAACGGAATTCTCTATAAATTTAGACCTAAGACTCCCCGCAACCTTAATCACTCCTTTCGAATTGGTCTTAATCCCACCCTTAACCATAAGATCTCCTCCAACAACTACCTGGGAAGTCTCAATGTTCTCGGAAACAAATAAATTGCCGGTAGATTCTACCTTCGAACCGTCTTCAACCGTACCCCGTATATTAATGGTTCCATCAAATGTTATATTACCTGTAGACAATCCAACATTTGAATTGATCTCCAGCTCCGGGGAAACAGAAATAGAACCTTCCTGTGCGTATAAAACTCCATCACAGGTAGCAAGATAATCGGTATATTTTAAAACTTCGGTAAGTTCTGTATACTCTTCTCTGTCCTGAGAGTTAATATTTTTTCCAACGATTAGCTTGGGCCTGTCAATAGGAGGAGCCTGAATCAGACCTCCTTTTACATCCCTGCCCGGCTTTCCGACAAGACCGTGAAAAACCGTCGCAATTTTTTCACCGGTTTTTATAGAAACATACTTATCTATATTTCGGAAGTCAGCTGAACCATCATCCTTAATCACTACTCTCTGATTAATCGGGAAAAAATACTTTAACCAGCCATCACGTCCCTTCTCGGGCTGCTTCCCACGAGATACAAGAGTTTTGATAATCCCGGGCTTGGACTGCCCCGACTTCATGCGATTGATTTCAGCAAAGACATAATTAATGGAGGTATAATCAATTAAATCGGGATCTAATCCGGAGCGGGATAAAAATTGTTGAACCATAGGAGAAGAAACTTCGTCAAGTTTTATAGACTCTGCATCTATAATTAAATGGGCAGACATTAAATCTTTTGCAATATCGATTGTAAAAAAAGTAGTCGGGTCAAGTGACTTTTTACCGCCTACCAATCTTTCTCCCGGATCTTCAGGAACCTGCTCTTCGATATTTTGCTTTTCTTCCAGTTCTTCGTTTTGTGGTTCTTCTGTTCCCATATTCTACTCTTCGGCTTATAACTTTATTAATCGATCCTATTCAGGAAAAGTTTTTATAAAAATAAAAGCAAGCTTTTCACCCTATCGTATTTTTAGACGATAAATTTGTAAAGAAATATCCAAAACCATTTGCTAATCCCGGAACTTCTTTTAATTGTTTATACATCGGCAGGGTATCTCCATGGGATAAAAGCCCGGTTATCTCCAGGAGAAAGGGTGTTTTTCTCTTTTTTAATTCGATTGCCAACTGAATACTTTCTTTTTCTGATAAGACAGCGTCACTTTCCCCGTGAAGAATGGCAAGAGGAAGTTTTAAATGATCCAAAAAGTATATAGGGGAAAGTTCTCGCAAAAGTTCCGGACTGGATTTTTGAATTTTTTCCCCTAATTCTTTTCTGAACAGGGAATTTTCAAAAAAGTCTTTTATAAAACCCTTATCTTCATCTTCTAAATTTTGCCAGAGCTCCGGGGCTTCTAACTCACCCTTTCCTCTTCTGAGACCGTTATCGAGAGCCGCTACAAAAAGAAATTTTTTAAGTTCCGGGCTCACATCTTGAATCCTATCCAGATAATTATACAAAAGAACCAGACCGGCATAATTGTCTTCTTCGAAATGCTCCAGCACATAGGGAATTACAGTTTCAAAGTCCGAGTAAGCTCCTAAAATTAAAGCAGCATTCACTAAACCCTGAACTCGGCTGTCCGCAAGAGCTACAAGGCCCATTCCTCCGGAAAGACTAACCGAAAAAAAGCCCAGTCTATCTACAGCAAATCGATGGGGCTCATGTTTTATGGAAAGAATACAATCTGTTATATTCTCTATAGACTCAGGAATTATTTGTAACTGCGTAATTTCTTCTAATTCCGGGGTAAAAACAACAAAACCGAGGGAGGAAAGATTTCTGGCAAGTTCGACAATTCTCTCATCTTCGATGCCTCTTGCACTTAAACCGTGTATCAATAAAATACCCGGAAGTTTTTCCGGTTCCGGATCCATAGGGGTATAGGAAAAAACCCTGTATTCCTTTCCTTCCCGGAGGATAGAAGTTAAAAAAAATTCCTCAGTAAAAATCTGAGCACTATTGAGAATACCCGCATAGCGAAGCACAAACGGAAGGGCTTTTAAAATATTCCCAATAGAAAACACAATTAATCAACTTTATAGAGCCTGTAATTATTCGGTCCAACGGCAATGGCTTCATTCAGGGTATTTAAAGCCCTTTCATACCATTTCTGAGCCCCTTTCATACCTGAATGAAAATCAGCTGCTCCTACACAAATTTCAACTTCTCCCAGATCTTTTTTCATCTTAGGAAGAATTTTACGCAGGGATTTACTGAACTTATCCCTTCCTTCAATATCCAGAAACAAACCTATGGTATCCACTGAAATACGGTAAGCTTTATACCCATTTCCAACGTATTCCGGTAAACTAGCCGTTAAAACGGAAAAAGTTCCCGTTACCTGTTTGGATTTCAAGATTTTAATGAGGGTTAAGTTTTGAGGATGTGCTTCCTGGAACCTCTGGTTTAAATCCTGGTAAAAGTCTTCCAGATTATAGAGAGAAGGTTCTCGCTCTTCAGTATGGGTAATGTTTTTTGTTTCGTATAATTTTCCGGAATATTTTTTTATGTCCGGCCAGACCCTCGCAATATCAATCTGCTCTACCGGAGAATCGAAGCAAAACATAACAGCTCCAAAAAGCTGGGAATTATATAAAATGGGTAAAACTGCTTCTGTGTGCTCTCCTGAATAAGCTCCCTGTTTTTTCTCAAGATGTTCCATCATATCTTCCGAGATTCCGATGCTTCCTTTTCCATTTGTTTTTTGGATCAAAGCTCCCTTCAGTTCCATATAAGAACTAAGTGTTTCCTCTTTGATAAATAAAATCACCATCCTACAGGGAATCGAGGCAGACATAAGGTGCAAGAATTCACTACAGGTATCATCAAACTCGGAATTCCCGGTAGAAAAAACATCCGAATGACCCAGGTCAAAAGCTTCACTTTTAGCTGAAGTTTTCAGGTTATAGTCTTCATCTGAAATAGGCGAATAAAGAGAATCCGTATCAAAGATGGATTCACTTTCTTCAACTGAAGACAACTTCTCCTCTTTAAGTGTTTTCTTCTCCATAATGGGCTTATCTGATTTTAGCCAGGTCTTGACACTATTCAGGAAACTTTTCTCTCTGTGATCGGTTTCTGCTTTTGATTCGGGCATGTCCTGCAAATTGTAGCCCATGGTAGGAAATTTCTTTTCCTGAAACTTCGAAAGAATAAAAACCAGAAGTAGTAAAGTACCGAGGGAGATTACAAACATAATACTACCCCAGAGATAAATCTCATTTTCGGAAGGACGGTTTAGTGCTTCCGGATACAGAGAAAAACTTGCAAAAAAACAGATTGTATATATAAGAGCCTTTAGAATTACTGCCATTATATACTAAATTACGGCAGCACTGCCTGGATTCAATAGATTTTCCTTTTAAAAATATAAATAATTATTCCCCATGAAGCTGTATAAAGACTTAGCCGAATACTACTACCAGATTGAAAGTCCGGGACGAAACTTCTCAAACGAAGTGACATTTATCCAAAGTCTTCTGGATAAAATGGGCATAAAATCTCTTCTGGATATGGGCTGTGGTACCGGAGAACATATCAACGCTCTTCAAAATTTCGGTTTTACCTGCCATGGGATTGACTCCTCTCCTGAAATGATAAAAACAGCCCAGAAACGGTTTCCGCAGGGACAGTTTGAAATAGGTGATATCCGCTCTTTTATTGCTGCGAGACAGTTTGAGTGCATTTCCTGTCTTTTTGGTACCTTCAACTACCTGATTGAAGACAAAGATATTTCCTTTGCCTTAAGAAATATCTGGAAAAACCTCGGGCGTTCCGGTCTTTTTCTTTTAGAAGTCTGGAATGCTTTTCCTATTCAACAAATTCAAAGAAAACCTATTACTACTGTCAGTACTTCTCGCATAGGAGAAACCATCATTCAAAGGAATCGAGGTTTCCGCTTAAAGGAAGACCCGAATCAGGAAAAAATTCTTGTAGAAGTAAATTTTGTCTACAACCTTGATGAAAAGGTGATCAAAGACAGACACATTATGAGAGTTTTCTACGAAGAGCAAATTACAAAGCTTTTAGAAGAACACAAGTTCAGAATTTTGAAGGTATTCGGAAATTATTTGCAAAAACCTTTTGCACAAACGGATAGTCGTATGGTTATATTAGCTCTTAAGCAATAGGTAAACAAGTGAAAGATTACATACAAAAACAATTTACAGATTCAATTTTCACCAAACAAAAAGCAATAGAAGACAAAGAAATTCTTCAAACCCTGCAGGACATAAGTCAGAAAGCGATAGAAGTCTATAAACAAAAAGGAAAAATCCTGATTGCCGGAAACGGAGGTAGTGCTGCAGATAGTCAACATATTGCCGGTGAACTAATTTCTCGTTTTTATTTTGACAGGCCGGGCCTTGCTGCAATAGCTCTGAATACGGACAGTTCCACACTAACAGCCATCGGAAATGACTATGGTTATGAGCATGTGTTTGCCAGGCAAATAGAAGCTAATGGAAATTCAGGAGATATATTTATCGGAATTTCCACTTCCGGCAATTCAAAGAATATTATACGAGCTCTGTCAATTGCCAGGGAAAAGGGTTTAGTAACAATAGGATTCACCGGGGAAAGCGGAGGTGCAATGTTAGAACTCTGTGACTTTTGTTTAAAAGTTCCTTCGAGAGACACTCCGAGAATCCAGGAGTGTCATATTTTATTTGGTCACATAATTTGTGCATGTATTGAAAAAGAGTTATTCGGAAATTAAAGTAAGGAATTATACTTAGTAAAAAGAGACGGAAAAATATGAGAAAGTCAAGTCGAAGAAAAAAAACACCCATCAATGTACCGGAAAGGGAAACAATTCTTCCTAAAAAAGTCAGACCGGAAGTTAAAAAAGTAATAAAGACCAGTACCTTTAGTATTTCCTGGGATCCCATGTATTCCACAAGGAAAGTGGAAGATGAACTTCGTTCTGAACTGATAGACCTGTATTTCAAATTACAAAAGAAACCGGCAGAAACAATTGAAAGATTAAAAGAAATCATCACTGAAAATCCGGATCTACCCATGGCTTATAACTTTTTATACACAGCCTATCTGGCAGAAGATGAAAAACAAAATGCAATGGATATCATTCGGAAAGCCAAAGAAAGGTTCCCTGAATTTGTTTTCGGAAAACTGGCCAGTGCGGAAGAAGCCTTACAGGCGGGAAATTTTCAGGAAATTCCCCATATTCTGGGTAATATTACAAAATTCCGAGACATTAATCCATCGCGGGATACCTTCCATATCGTGGAAGCTCTGAACTTTGCTTACGTAATGGGAAGATACTGCGTAGAAAATAAAGAAAGCGAAAAAGCACAGAAGTATATCGAAGATATGAGACAAATTGATCCCAAAAGTCATTTCATTAAAAAATTAGAATCTCATTTCAACAAAGTCAACAAAGTAGGTATCTTCAAACGTGCCTTGAATCGTTTCAAAAGAAACAAGAAAGATTCGAATTAAAACCAACTTCTCTTTGCCCCCTTGCGGTTGCTGCCCTTCGGCTCCGCTCAGGGAGCACCTTCTCCGCTCAGTATATAGCTCAGCAACCGGTTGCGGACAATACCATTTCTCCATCTCACAAGCCTGTTTTATGATCTTATAGCTATGTTTAATCTTACTCCGTATAGTCCTAAATTCACAACCGTTTTCTCAGAAGTTTTTCTTTCTTTTTTGGCCTGAAATTTTTTCTTGGTAAGACCAAACGCTGTTTTGGGTAATAACTTCCAATATCCGAAGGTAAGACTATGAATTTGAAAAAAAGAGTCATTTTCAGTATAATTCCCGGCTTGTTTCTTTTACTCGCCTGTTCCGGCCCTGAAAAGAAAATCGAGAAAAAGCCTACAGAAGCCGAAATTCTTCAAGCTTTCCAAATCCCGGAATCCAGCTATGATGAACTGCCTAAAGAACGTAAATTATTTGCTGCTCATTATCCAATTTCCAACGAGATGAGGATTGATTTATTCATGAAACCTATTGAAAATATCGGTGGAGGCTATATCGGTGTGGGAACGGACCAGAATCTGAGCTTTATAGCAAAGGCCAGAAGTGAATTTGCCTATCTCATGGATTTTGACCCGGTGATTGTCAGGGTGAATAAGATACATATCTTATTTTTAAAAACAGCCCCCACTTATCCCGAATTTTTAAAACTCTGGTCTTTTAGTAATAATAAAGCTTCCTATGAACTGATAAAAAAAGAATTTGAAGCCGGTTCAGACTTTAACCTGATTAACCAGGCCTGGAAAATTGCGGCAACAAAAGTTGGAGTTCCCTCTCGTTTGAAAGACCTGAATTATATGACAAAGCGTTTTGGTTTGCAATCATTTCACAATGTAGAGAAGGAATATGCTTATTTACACGAACTGGCTAAGAAGGGTAGAATTCAGGCGATTCCGGGGGATTTAACCGGGAAAAAGACCATGCAGGCCATTTCCCTTTCAGCAAAGAAATTAAATATTCCTATTCGGATTTTATATACTTCCAATGCAGAAGAGTATACAAAGTTTCCGCAGGGGTTTCGAGACAATATTTTATCCCTACCGGTAGATGAAAAAAGTGTGCTTTTGAGAACCATTACCTCCTTTACCAAAGGAATTTTTGGTTTTCCGGAGGGAGAAGGCGAGCGTTTCCCGGACTATCCTTTCCATTACAACCTACACCCTCTGCAAAATTTCAAGAAATGGATGGGATATAAATCCAAAATAAGTTTTCGAAATCTCCTGAATGGACGTACCAAATTAGAGAAAGGTTTTTCCATTCAGAAGGCCAGTCCGGAGGAAGCAGGAGTCAAAGAATCAGGTGATATTAATAAATATGCAAAATAAAAAAGAGAAATATAAGAGTGTTGTACCAAAAAAAAGCATTTTAATTATTCTTTTAGCGTTTTGGTTTGTAAATTGTGCCAGTACCATTCGCAGAATTTCTCCCGAAACCTCTCAATCCTCGCTCAGCTTTTCTGTAGTAGGAGATATTATGGTTCACAATACCCAGCTGGATGCAGCTTATGACAAAAAGTGCAAGTGCTATGATTTTGAACCGGTATTCAAAGAAATCAGTCCCTATCTTTCCCGGGCAGACTTTACCATTGGCAACCTCGAAACAACTCTTCCCAATAATCCTAAGTTATATGCCGGCTACCCGGCTTTCGGAACCCCGGACTCCCTAACTTCAGCCTTAAAAAAAGCCGGTTTTGATATTCTTACCACCTCCAATAATCATTCCTGTGATACGGGAAAAGTTGGACTGGAACACACGATAGAGGCTCTTGATAAGCAGGGACTCGGACATCTCGGCACCTATAAGAATAAAAAGGAATATGAGAAGAATCGCATTTACACTATAGAAAAAAATGGTATAAGAATTGCATTATTTGCTTATACATACGGTACCAACGGAATCCGCGTACCCGGAAACTTTGTAGTGAACCTGATAGACAAAGAACAAATAAAAAAAGATATCCTTCTCGCCAGAAGCCAGTCCTTTGATATGATATTTGTATACTATCATTTCGGAACAGAGTATTTGCGTCTTCCGGATAAGTTTCAAAAAGAAATGGTAGAACTGGCTTTAGAAGAAGGAGCGGATGTAGTTCTCGGTGGGCATCCTCACGTTCTACAACCTTTTGGTTTACAGACAAGAAAGGATAAAAAGGGAAGACACAGGCAAACCCTGCATATTTACTCTCTGGGTAATTTTGTATCTGCCCAGCACAGAAGATTCACTGATGGAGGTATCATCTTCAATTTTTCCATTTCAAAAAAGCTGATTGATTATGGTGAAAAAAAAGAAGTGAGCTATTCCATTCATTCTGTAGGCTATGAACCGGTCTGGGTTTATCGTAACTGGATAAAAGGTAAAAGGAATTACTATGTTTTACCCGTTAATAAATACAGAGAAGAAAAGGGTGAGTTAAAACTGGCTCTATCCGATACAAAGAAAATGGAATTATTTTATAAAGATACACAGGGACATTTTAAAAAGCATTCAATTCTGGAGGAGCCACTTGTAGCAGGAGGTGATTGATGTCTGTGAGAGATTTTGAATCTTTTTTTGGTAATCCTTCAATGATAAAAAGCGATATGGTGGCTATTGGAGGGGATTTTAGTACGGAGAGGCTGTTTTATGCTTACAGTCACGGAATATTTCCCTGGTCACAAAATCCGATCCGCTGGTATTGCTTAAACCCCAGGGCAATTTTTGATATTAAAGGTTTGCACATTTCCCGTACGGTAAAAAGAAAGATTAAAAAAGGTTTATATACCATTACTTTTAATGAAGCTTTTACGGATGTAATGAAAGGTTGTGCTCTGCGAGTTTATGAACCTACCTGGATAAGCAAAGGTTTTATTGAAGGATATACAAATTTTCACCGGGATGGTTATGCCCATAGTGTTGAGGCCTGGGATAGTTACGGAAACCTCGTAGGCGGAGCGTACGGTGTCGCTATAGGGAAATTTTTTGCAGGTGAAAGTATGTTTTCTTTTAGTTCAGATGCCGGTAAGGTAGCCCTATCTTATCTCTTTTCAGCCCTGGATATGTCCGGTTTTACCCTCTTTGATACCCAGCAGTTGAATGAGGTCACCTGGAATTTGGGAGCCTATGAGATTCCCAAATCGGTTTATCTATCGAGGCTAAAAGACGCAGTAAAAGTTCCTACAAAGTGGCAGCCTCCTCTCCTCGAACAAATTTCTCCTCTTGATTATGCTGAAAGAAACTCCTGAATAAATTACAGGAAGGTTAGACAGTTTAGTATTGGAATATACCTTCTTTGTTTTCAAATATTTCTGGTTTTAGACGATTTCCGCTGGAAGGATGACGCAGGCTTCTTTTTAGAACAAAATCAAAGAGTAGAGGGTTTACCTGGTATATTTCTCTTAGAAGTTCCCGTTCTTTTTTTGTAATGAGTTTGAGTTTTTCTAATTTGCCAAGGTGAATTAAAACATTAACAGCCGGAATCGGATAATCACTTCCATCCACGAGTTTTTTCGCCCAATCTTCTTTTTCCAATACAGTCAGGATAGGTTTGGGTAATCTTGTTACCAGACTTAAAGCAGAAATATCTCCATATAGCTTCCCATTAAATTTTTCTTCCATAAGTCGACTGAATAAAACAAAATTATCTATGGTTCTCAACTCTTTTGTATCGAGATCTGAATTTTGTCCCAGACTGGCACAGTGAGCAAGGATAACATGGACTCCGAGTTGTAGTGCCAGTCTGAATAAAAGAGGGTTTCCTAGTTTCTGGTATTCGTCTGCTTCTACTGCTTTTTCTTCCCCGGAATGGCTCAAAAGAACTATTCTTTTCTCAATGAGTTTCTTATAAAATGGTATAATGTTTTTATCAGAGGGATCCATTCCCTGTGCATTGGGAAGCCATTTCATCAGTCTGACTCCTTTTTCTGCCCAATAGTCTATTTGTTCCAGAGCATCTTTTCTATAGGGATGAACAGAAATCGCCGGAAGGAAAATATCGGGATACTGTTGAGAGAGTGCATATACATATTCATTCGGAACATAAAATTCTGTTTTCTCTTCATTTACGGTTCCATCCTGATTATAGTGTTTATCGAAAGCCAAAATATAATGCTTTCCATGGTAAGGATTGGAGCGAATCAGGTTTATGAGTCTATGAAGGGCTTCTTCGTCTGCACGGGAGGCAGATTTTACTCCGAGAGTACTTAAATATATTTTATACCGAAGAAAATGAGCAGGATGAAAAATGGATTTCATATTTGGATTGATATAACAATCTTTGCAGGAAGTTCCCGTTCCTATTATATGGGTATGAAAATCTACAAGCTTCTCTACATTGATTCCTTTATAGGCCTCAGCAACCAGGGCTTTTGCTTCTTTACTCAAGTTTGAAAAAGAAGGATCCGGGTGAAAAGCTCCTCCGAATGAGCGAAACATACAGGATTCTAAGAAAATATGGAAAAGTAAGAAAAAACCGAATTTTTGAATGAGTCGCATTTTTGTCTCCTGTAAGAGTTTTGTTTTATACAAAATATCTTGCAAATATTTTTTACCGGTATAATATAGGAAACAGACTGGAAAATTAATAAAGAGTCAGGTCTATCAAAATAATGAATATACTACTGGTTGAAGATAGTGAATTCGATTGTTTTTATGTCACAGAGCTTCTTAAAGATACGCAAATTGAGTATAATTTACATCATGAGTCGGATCTTGCTTCAGCTTTAGAGCACATAAGAACGAGTGGTTTTCCTGACATTATTCTTTTAGATCTCAATCTACCGGATTCCAGCGGTTTAAATACCTTTCAGGCTCTTAAATTAAGGTCTCCGAAATCTACCTTTATTATTCTTACCGGTAACCGAGACAACGATCTGGCTTTAAATTCCATTTCTCTTGGTGCCCAGGATTACCTTCTGAAAGGGAAAATTAATTCCTATGTATTAGAGCGCTCCATTAAATACTCTCTCGAGAGAACCCGTCAGAATCAGGAAGTAATCGAAAGAAGTCAGGCTTTGCAGGCAGCTAACCTGAGGATGCAGAAATTGATGGAGAATCTTCCTGCCGGAATTTGTCTTGAGGATAAAGATGGATATATTACCTATATGAATCCACATTTTATCCCGGTTTTAGGATTTAAACCTTACGAAATACCTCAAAAATTTTTAGAGGTAGTGGAGTTTTTAGCCGGAAACTATGCGGAGTCTTTTGACTTAAAAGAGAAATACCAGTGGATGGCGGAAAACCGCTATCATTTCAAGGGGGAAGAGTTTACAAATAAAGAGGGAAAAATTCTTTCTTTAGAGTATATTCCTCTTTTTTCGCATGATAATGAATATGAAGGAAACCTCTGGGTTTTTAATGATATTACTTCGAGTAAGCAATGGGAAAAGAAAAAAGAATTAGTTAAAATATTAGATTCTACCTCTGAAGAATTTTATATTATATCACTTGAAACTTTTCGTTACCTTTATACAAATTCAACTGCTTTAAGTAACCTGGCCCTTGAGCAAGAAGAAATTTTTTTAAAACATCCCTATGAGATAAAAGAAGGGATGAGTAAGGAAGAATTTTTTAAACTGATTGATCCACTTTTAAAAGATGAGGTGGAACGTTTGGAATTCGAATGTTTGCATAAACGAAAAGATGGAATGCTATATCCTGTCCAGTTGTTATATACGAAAATGGAATGGAATGGAATGCCTGTTATTCTATCTGTTGGTCGAAATGTTGCAGAAAAAAAATATACAGAAAATCTAATTAAAGAAAAACAAGAACTTCTAAGTTCCGTATTTGATTTGGTTCAAGTAGGGATATGTATTTTAGATAGAGAGGGGAATATAAAAGAATATAATCAGAAGTTCAAAACTATTTTTAGTGAAAATGAAGATGTCAACTTTAAAAGTTTCCACCAGTTTGCCGGCTTAAGTGGAACCAGAAAAAAAAGGTTCTATCATCTGCTCTTTACTAAAGATACCATGTCAAACAAGAAACCTCTGAAGGTCAAAACCCTGAAAGGAAATAATATTTGGATAGACATTAAAGCGACTTCTATTACCTATAGTGATGGAAGAAAGTATAGATTATTAGCCATAATCGATGTAAGTCAGCAAAAGATTTCGGAACGAAATATTAAGAATTTATTAAATGTTGAACAAAGTTCAAGAAAAATGCTGAGTACTATCATCAATGCTTCTCCCGACTGGATTTATATCAAGGACCTGGAATTTCGTTACCTTCGAGTAAATGATTCTTTTGCAAGAGATATGCACTTGAATCCGGATGATATTTTAGGAAGAAGTGATATACAAATAGGTTTTCATGAAAATATTGTTTTTGGCGATGATGAAAGAGAAATCAAGGGCTTTCGAGAAGAGGACCTGGAAGTACTAAAAGGGAAAACCATTCATAATAGTTCTGTCGAAGTGATTGATAAAAATGGAAAAGTTAGAATTTTTGATACCTATAAATACCCGCTTTTTTCGGATGAGCAGGTCATCGGGATTGTTGGAATCTCAAGGGACATTACAGAGAGAAGAAAAGAGGAAGAAAGAGTTAAAGATTTATTAAAAAAAGAAATTGCTCTCAATGAGTTTAAGTCACGTTTTATCCGGATGGTTTCACATGAATTCCGAACTCCTCTTACCACTATAATGAATTCTTCTCATCTGATTAAGTCTTACGGGAATCGGCTTGATGACGAAAAGAAAGAAAAGTATTTTAAATATATAGAAGATGCCATTCATAATTTAATAGGTTTGCTTGATGATGTTATCTTAATCAACCAGTCTGAAGAAGATAGTTTGAACAATCATCCGGTAGAAATGAAACCTGTTAATACGATACAGGACATTATTGAAAAACTTGAAATAAGTTATAAAACACACCAAATACTTTTTTCAGTAGAAGGAGATCGTAAAACGGTTTATAGCCTCGATGATAGTCTATTTCGAATTATTGTGCAAAACTTAATAACAAATGCAATTAAGTATTCTCCGGGAAAAAAGAGTATAGAAGTTTACTTAGAATTAGATAAAGATGATATATTAATTCAAGTAAAAGATTATGGAATCGGAATTCCGCAAAAGGAATATGATAGTTTATTTAAATCCTTTTTTCGCGCCAGTAATGTGAAGAATATATCGGGAATTGGTTTGGGTTTAAATATTGTGAAATCCTGTGTAGAAAAAATGAAAGGAAAAATCTGGTTTGAATCTAAAGAAAATGAGGGAACTATCTTTTATATAAATATTCCTGCCTATAGTATTCTACTATAGGACTACAAAAGTTATCTTCTATCGAGCTTATGTTTATCCACCTAAGGCCTATTTCGCGAAGATTT contains:
- a CDS encoding PAS domain S-box protein, coding for MNILLVEDSEFDCFYVTELLKDTQIEYNLHHESDLASALEHIRTSGFPDIILLDLNLPDSSGLNTFQALKLRSPKSTFIILTGNRDNDLALNSISLGAQDYLLKGKINSYVLERSIKYSLERTRQNQEVIERSQALQAANLRMQKLMENLPAGICLEDKDGYITYMNPHFIPVLGFKPYEIPQKFLEVVEFLAGNYAESFDLKEKYQWMAENRYHFKGEEFTNKEGKILSLEYIPLFSHDNEYEGNLWVFNDITSSKQWEKKKELVKILDSTSEEFYIISLETFRYLYTNSTALSNLALEQEEIFLKHPYEIKEGMSKEEFFKLIDPLLKDEVERLEFECLHKRKDGMLYPVQLLYTKMEWNGMPVILSVGRNVAEKKYTENLIKEKQELLSSVFDLVQVGICILDREGNIKEYNQKFKTIFSENEDVNFKSFHQFAGLSGTRKKRFYHLLFTKDTMSNKKPLKVKTLKGNNIWIDIKATSITYSDGRKYRLLAIIDVSQQKISERNIKNLLNVEQSSRKMLSTIINASPDWIYIKDLEFRYLRVNDSFARDMHLNPDDILGRSDIQIGFHENIVFGDDEREIKGFREEDLEVLKGKTIHNSSVEVIDKNGKVRIFDTYKYPLFSDEQVIGIVGISRDITERRKEEERVKDLLKKEIALNEFKSRFIRMVSHEFRTPLTTIMNSSHLIKSYGNRLDDEKKEKYFKYIEDAIHNLIGLLDDVILINQSEEDSLNNHPVEMKPVNTIQDIIEKLEISYKTHQILFSVEGDRKTVYSLDDSLFRIIVQNLITNAIKYSPGKKSIEVYLELDKDDILIQVKDYGIGIPQKEYDSLFKSFFRASNVKNISGIGLGLNIVKSCVEKMKGKIWFESKENEGTIFYINIPAYSILL